A section of the Ornithinimicrobium sufpigmenti genome encodes:
- a CDS encoding class I adenylate-forming enzyme family protein has translation MSTSTRDGAAGAQTLGRWPADRARLHPQRVAIVDRGVELRYADLDARSAALAQAWLKAGYRPGERIATLVGNSADHVVAFFACARAGLVLVPLSWRLTVSELADQLQLSDPALLLVEDETSTLARGALARCPAAVPTAYLGEDGIERTVPAPWRASTAPAPDGPPRAVQDEDPLLMVFTSGSSARPKAAVLTHRSCFWTNLSLSRTLELDEHDVVLSVLPQFHVGGWNIQALLAWWTGATVVLERSFDPGRVLCLLEEHRVSTMMGVPTHYARLAEHPRFATTDFGALRSAVVGGAPMPAPLLRIFHARGVALTQGYGLTEAGPNVLCVPPDEAIHRVGWAGVPYPHVDVRLTDPVTGEELAGAATGELQVRGPGMFAGYFRDEAATRAVWRDGWLATGDVATRDGSGYLRIVDRLRNIFISGGENVAPAEVESVLLTHPAVEDAVVVGVPDATWGERGVALVVARAGVVTDETELVEHCRERLAAFKVPVAIHLVEELPSVSIGKISRARALEMALARAQMDRGQV, from the coding sequence GTGAGCACATCGACCCGCGACGGTGCAGCCGGAGCCCAGACGCTGGGCCGGTGGCCCGCGGACCGGGCCCGGCTGCACCCGCAGCGGGTCGCGATCGTGGACCGGGGCGTCGAGCTGCGGTATGCCGACCTCGACGCCCGGTCCGCGGCCCTGGCGCAGGCCTGGCTGAAGGCCGGCTACCGGCCGGGGGAGCGGATCGCGACCCTGGTGGGCAACAGCGCCGACCACGTCGTCGCGTTCTTCGCCTGCGCCCGGGCCGGGCTGGTCCTGGTGCCGCTGTCCTGGCGGCTGACCGTGAGCGAGCTGGCCGACCAGCTCCAGCTGTCCGACCCGGCCCTGCTCCTGGTCGAGGACGAGACCAGCACGCTGGCCCGGGGCGCGCTGGCCCGGTGCCCGGCGGCCGTGCCCACGGCATACCTGGGCGAGGACGGGATCGAGCGCACCGTGCCGGCCCCGTGGCGGGCCTCCACGGCACCGGCACCGGACGGACCCCCGCGCGCCGTGCAGGACGAGGACCCCCTGCTCATGGTCTTCACCTCCGGCAGCTCCGCGCGCCCCAAGGCGGCCGTGCTGACCCACCGCAGCTGCTTCTGGACCAACCTCTCGCTCTCGCGGACCCTGGAGCTGGACGAGCACGACGTGGTGCTCAGCGTGCTGCCCCAGTTCCACGTCGGCGGCTGGAACATCCAGGCGCTGCTGGCGTGGTGGACCGGGGCGACCGTGGTGCTCGAGCGCTCCTTCGACCCGGGCCGCGTGCTGTGCCTGCTCGAGGAGCACCGGGTGAGCACGATGATGGGGGTCCCCACGCACTACGCCCGGCTCGCCGAGCACCCCCGCTTCGCCACCACCGACTTCGGCGCCCTGCGCTCGGCGGTGGTGGGCGGGGCGCCGATGCCGGCGCCGCTGCTGCGGATCTTCCACGCCCGGGGCGTGGCGCTCACCCAGGGCTACGGGCTCACCGAGGCCGGCCCCAACGTGCTGTGCGTCCCGCCGGACGAGGCGATCCACCGGGTCGGCTGGGCCGGCGTGCCCTACCCGCACGTGGACGTGCGGCTGACCGACCCCGTGACCGGGGAGGAGCTGGCTGGTGCTGCGACCGGCGAGCTGCAGGTCCGCGGCCCGGGGATGTTCGCCGGCTACTTCCGCGACGAGGCCGCCACCCGGGCGGTCTGGCGCGACGGCTGGCTGGCCACCGGCGACGTGGCCACCCGGGACGGGTCGGGCTACCTGCGGATCGTGGACCGGCTGCGCAACATCTTCATCAGCGGCGGGGAGAACGTCGCTCCGGCCGAGGTGGAGTCGGTGCTGCTGACCCACCCGGCGGTGGAGGACGCCGTGGTCGTCGGCGTCCCGGACGCGACCTGGGGGGAGCGGGGCGTGGCCCTGGTCGTAGCCCGGGCCGGGGTCGTCACCGACGAGACCGAGCTGGTCGAGCACTGCCGCGAGCGGCTGGCCGCCTTCAAGGTCCCCGTCGCGATCCACCTGGTCGAGGAGCTGCCCTCCGTCTCGATCGGCAAGATCTCCCGCGCCCGGGCCCTGGAGATGGCCCTGGCGCGGGCCCAGATGGACCGGGGGCAGGTATGA
- a CDS encoding amino acid ABC transporter ATP-binding protein yields MTQEENAPSRAAEPLVRMRGIVKKFGSTTVLDGIDLDVHEGEVVCLIGPSGAGKSTLLRCINGLERISGGTIEVGGDRLSYEEKQLNATRSRIGMVFQSFNLFPHMTVLENVSVAQREVLGRSKGEAREKAEGLLARVGLAHKADAYPDNLSGGQQQRVAIARALAMDPKVMLFDEPTSALDPELVGEVLKVMRDLADEGMTMVVVTHEMRFARQAADRVVLLADGGIAEQGPPEQVLDEPRSERGRAFLRELISG; encoded by the coding sequence ATGACGCAGGAGGAGAACGCCCCGAGCCGGGCCGCCGAACCGCTGGTCCGGATGCGCGGGATCGTGAAGAAGTTCGGCTCGACCACCGTCCTGGACGGCATCGACCTCGACGTGCACGAGGGAGAGGTTGTCTGCCTGATCGGTCCGTCCGGCGCAGGCAAGTCCACCCTGCTGCGGTGCATCAACGGGTTGGAGCGGATCTCCGGCGGCACCATCGAGGTCGGCGGCGACCGGCTGAGCTATGAGGAGAAGCAGCTCAACGCGACCCGCTCCCGCATCGGGATGGTCTTCCAGTCCTTCAACCTCTTCCCGCACATGACGGTCCTGGAGAACGTCTCCGTCGCTCAGCGGGAGGTGCTCGGCCGCAGCAAGGGTGAGGCGCGGGAGAAGGCCGAGGGGCTGCTGGCCCGGGTGGGGCTGGCGCACAAGGCCGACGCCTACCCGGACAACCTCTCCGGCGGCCAGCAGCAGCGGGTCGCTATCGCCCGGGCGCTGGCGATGGACCCGAAGGTGATGCTCTTCGACGAGCCGACCTCCGCGCTGGACCCCGAGCTGGTCGGCGAGGTGCTCAAGGTGATGCGGGACCTGGCCGACGAGGGCATGACCATGGTTGTGGTGACCCACGAGATGAGGTTCGCCCGGCAAGCGGCCGACCGTGTCGTCCTGCTGGCCGACGGCGGCATCGCGGAACAGGGCCCGCCCGAGCAGGTGCTGGACGAACCGCGCAGTGAGCGTGGCCGGGCCTTCCTGCGCGAGCTGATTTCGGGGTAG
- a CDS encoding ABC transporter ATP-binding protein, giving the protein MTAQDHPGAGAATAPALEVRELALRIGGAQILEDISFAVPAGEIVGVIGPNGAGKTTLFNLVSGVLSPTGGTILLDSQDVTTRSIHHRAVAGLGRTFQTSSLFPGLSVEENVRLAAQVKEGQAISLFTFPRPGDDASRRARDLLEEVGLDARRTVRAGDLPHGDKRKLEIAMLLATDPSVVLLDEPMAGVASGDVPGLTEVIRSLHRDHGKTVLIVEHHMEVILGLVQRVAVLHFGHLLALDSPEAVMADPTVQSAYLGEPV; this is encoded by the coding sequence GTGACCGCACAGGACCACCCCGGCGCGGGGGCGGCCACCGCCCCCGCGCTGGAGGTCCGGGAGCTGGCCCTGCGCATCGGCGGGGCGCAGATCCTGGAGGACATCAGCTTCGCCGTGCCCGCGGGCGAGATCGTGGGCGTCATCGGCCCCAACGGCGCCGGCAAGACCACCTTGTTCAACCTGGTCTCCGGTGTCCTGAGCCCGACCGGCGGCACGATCCTGCTGGACAGCCAGGACGTGACCACGCGCTCCATCCACCACCGCGCGGTGGCCGGGCTGGGCCGCACCTTCCAGACCTCCTCGCTCTTCCCCGGCCTGTCCGTGGAGGAGAACGTGCGGCTCGCGGCGCAGGTCAAGGAGGGCCAGGCGATCAGCCTGTTCACCTTCCCGCGGCCCGGCGACGACGCCTCCCGCCGTGCCCGTGACCTGCTCGAGGAGGTCGGCCTGGACGCCCGGCGCACGGTGCGCGCCGGTGACCTGCCGCACGGTGACAAGCGCAAGCTGGAGATCGCGATGCTGCTGGCCACCGACCCCTCGGTCGTGCTGCTGGACGAGCCGATGGCCGGCGTGGCCTCCGGGGACGTGCCCGGCCTGACCGAGGTGATCCGTTCACTGCACCGCGACCACGGCAAGACGGTCCTCATCGTCGAGCACCACATGGAGGTCATCCTGGGCCTGGTCCAGCGCGTCGCCGTCCTGCACTTCGGCCACCTGCTCGCCCTGGACTCCCCGGAGGCCGTCATGGCCGACCCGACCGTGCAGAGCGCCTACCTCGGGGAGCCGGTATGA
- a CDS encoding branched-chain amino acid ABC transporter permease, with protein MPARTGRDAFLRSGAFRALLGLGLVVLLACLPLLDLSLPGVLPGPTYTPGSLHLMALAMVMAALALSYHLLFGVAGLLSFGHALYFGFGAYALGIVMRELELGLVPAAVLVLVAGVVMSSLLGAVSLRVTGIPFAMVTLAFAQAGSVLVRRNPRLTGGEEGLRLPTDHVPDWLVGVADTRNVYWLALAALVLTFVLVTWIQRSRAGHVAAAVRENELRVRVLGMRPFLVKLTIFVAASVIATGMGMVHLILNSGAVPHTLSADLTISLLLMVVLGGVGSRWGAILGALLYVVLSQRLAVLAQSPTINELPDVLRIPLSEPLFILGAIFVLVVLFLPGGLAGLGQRLRAALTRRSVGEDGAAEPADLQIRTPDSVVQEEEKP; from the coding sequence ATGCCTGCGCGGACGGGACGCGACGCGTTCCTGCGCTCGGGTGCGTTCCGCGCCCTCCTGGGGCTGGGGCTGGTCGTCCTGCTCGCCTGCCTGCCGCTGCTCGACCTCAGCCTGCCGGGCGTCCTGCCGGGACCGACCTACACCCCCGGCTCCCTGCACCTGATGGCCCTGGCCATGGTCATGGCCGCGCTGGCGCTCTCCTACCACCTGCTCTTCGGGGTGGCCGGCCTGCTGTCCTTCGGGCACGCGCTGTACTTCGGCTTCGGCGCCTACGCGCTCGGGATCGTCATGCGCGAGCTGGAGCTGGGGCTGGTGCCCGCGGCCGTGCTGGTCCTGGTCGCCGGCGTCGTCATGTCCAGCCTGCTCGGCGCGGTGAGCCTGCGCGTCACCGGCATCCCGTTCGCGATGGTCACCCTGGCCTTCGCCCAGGCCGGGTCCGTGCTGGTGCGGCGCAACCCCCGCCTGACCGGCGGTGAGGAGGGCCTGCGCCTGCCGACGGACCACGTCCCGGACTGGCTCGTCGGGGTGGCCGACACCCGCAACGTCTACTGGCTCGCCCTGGCCGCCCTCGTGCTCACCTTCGTCCTCGTCACCTGGATCCAGCGCAGCCGGGCCGGGCACGTCGCCGCGGCGGTGCGGGAGAACGAGCTGCGGGTGCGGGTCCTGGGGATGCGTCCCTTCCTGGTCAAGCTGACCATCTTCGTGGCCGCCTCCGTCATCGCGACCGGGATGGGGATGGTGCACCTCATCCTCAACTCCGGCGCGGTCCCGCACACCTTGAGCGCGGACCTGACGATCTCGCTGCTGCTGATGGTGGTGCTCGGCGGCGTGGGCTCCCGCTGGGGCGCCATCCTGGGTGCGTTGCTCTACGTCGTGCTCAGCCAGCGGCTGGCGGTGCTGGCCCAGTCCCCGACCATCAACGAGCTGCCGGACGTGCTGCGCATCCCGCTGTCGGAGCCGCTGTTCATCCTCGGCGCCATCTTCGTGCTCGTGGTGCTCTTCCTGCCCGGTGGCCTGGCCGGCCTGGGACAGCGGCTGCGCGCCGCCCTCACCCGCCGCTCGGTGGGGGAGGATGGGGCTGCCGAGCCCGCCGACCTGCAGATCCGTACCCCGGACTCGGTGGTCCAGGAGGAAGAGAAGCCGTGA
- a CDS encoding amino acid ABC transporter permease, with translation MDGFLSTLEQFFSRFAEYAPLFIEATWLTLSLTAVSLLMAMVGGAAVAALAMSRVRPLRWLATAYIGLVRGTPLITQIFIIYFGLAYVVTLPAFWAGAIALAFHNSAYIAEIMRAGFQSVPKGLTEASRSLGMSKVKTLKRVQAPLALRTTLPVLGNQYIIAVKDSSLVAFIGMNELFRTSQNMAASTYQPLTAYIIVAVYYLAIVLVLTLVVNGLERRLSKHRRPVAAGRDDVADPGEPVAQAGKEPTEGMR, from the coding sequence GTGGACGGATTTCTCTCCACACTGGAGCAGTTCTTCTCCCGGTTCGCGGAGTACGCACCGCTCTTCATCGAGGCCACGTGGCTCACCCTGAGCCTCACGGCGGTCTCCCTGCTCATGGCCATGGTCGGCGGCGCCGCGGTCGCGGCGCTGGCCATGAGCAGGGTGCGGCCCCTGCGGTGGCTGGCGACGGCCTACATCGGCCTGGTCCGTGGCACCCCGCTGATCACCCAGATCTTCATCATCTACTTCGGCCTGGCCTACGTCGTCACGCTGCCTGCGTTCTGGGCCGGTGCGATCGCCCTGGCCTTCCACAACTCGGCCTACATCGCCGAGATCATGCGGGCCGGGTTCCAGTCGGTGCCCAAGGGCCTGACGGAAGCCTCGAGATCCCTCGGGATGTCGAAGGTGAAGACGCTGAAGCGGGTGCAGGCACCGCTCGCGCTGCGCACGACGCTGCCGGTGCTGGGCAACCAGTACATCATCGCGGTGAAGGACTCCTCGCTGGTCGCGTTCATCGGGATGAACGAGCTCTTCCGCACCTCGCAGAACATGGCGGCCTCCACCTACCAGCCGCTGACGGCATACATCATCGTGGCGGTCTACTACCTGGCGATCGTCCTGGTGCTGACACTGGTAGTGAACGGGCTGGAGCGGCGGCTGAGCAAGCACCGGCGGCCGGTGGCGGCCGGGCGGGACGACGTCGCGGACCCGGGTGAGCCAGTCGCCCAGGCCGGCAAGGAGCCTACGGAGGGTATGCGATGA
- a CDS encoding DNA recombination protein RmuC, producing the protein MDLSPLVLTLAALALLLIGMSWGWLLAQSRGSAARAERDVARSEAEGLRRELTLALDASQQDRRAAAELGPLRDSLDRVERQVRTLERDRVEQFGQVGEHLAQVAEQTRALQQQTAALSGALSSSGTRGTWGEVQLRRVLEHAGMLEHCDFDEQVSGISRHDARVRPDVVVRLPGGKTLVIDSKAPLTAFLRAQADDLPPKEVARQLREHARALRGHVEALAAKDYWSAFTTSPELVVCFVPSDAVLAAALRAEPDLYDSAQAHRVVLASPATLLAVLRATALAWQQDALTSNAQELLRLGTDLQQRLGTVGRHLGAMGTALRRSVETYNQLVGTLESRVLVTARKMQELGLADDAPAPTEPVQVAPRPLTSPELLAEELARELTEATPQRDLEDALPAPEASEDAPAWQPRRLA; encoded by the coding sequence ATGGACCTCTCCCCTCTCGTCCTCACGCTGGCGGCACTCGCGCTCCTGCTCATCGGTATGTCGTGGGGCTGGCTGCTGGCGCAGTCCCGCGGCTCCGCGGCGCGCGCCGAGCGGGACGTCGCCCGCAGCGAGGCAGAAGGCCTGCGGCGCGAGCTCACCCTCGCCCTGGACGCTAGCCAGCAGGACCGCCGGGCCGCGGCCGAGCTGGGTCCGCTGCGGGACTCCCTGGACCGGGTGGAGCGGCAGGTCCGGACCTTGGAGCGCGACCGCGTCGAGCAGTTCGGTCAGGTCGGCGAGCACCTGGCTCAGGTCGCGGAGCAGACCCGTGCGCTGCAGCAACAGACCGCCGCCCTGTCGGGTGCGCTGTCCTCCTCCGGCACGCGCGGAACCTGGGGCGAGGTGCAGCTGCGCCGGGTGCTCGAGCACGCCGGCATGCTGGAGCACTGCGACTTCGACGAGCAGGTGAGCGGCATCAGCCGGCACGACGCCCGGGTCCGTCCCGACGTCGTGGTCCGGCTGCCGGGCGGCAAGACGCTCGTCATCGACAGCAAGGCGCCACTGACCGCCTTCCTCCGGGCCCAGGCCGACGATCTGCCGCCAAAGGAGGTGGCCCGGCAGCTGCGCGAGCACGCCCGAGCCCTGCGGGGCCACGTCGAGGCCCTAGCCGCCAAGGACTACTGGAGCGCCTTCACGACCTCCCCCGAGCTCGTCGTCTGCTTCGTGCCCAGCGACGCGGTGCTGGCCGCCGCGCTGCGGGCGGAACCGGACCTCTACGACAGCGCCCAGGCGCACCGGGTCGTGCTGGCCTCCCCCGCCACCCTGCTGGCGGTGCTGCGCGCCACCGCACTGGCCTGGCAGCAAGACGCCCTGACCAGCAACGCCCAGGAGCTGCTCCGCCTGGGCACCGACCTGCAGCAGCGGTTGGGCACCGTCGGGCGCCATCTCGGCGCCATGGGGACGGCCCTGCGCCGCTCCGTGGAGACCTACAACCAGCTCGTCGGCACCCTGGAGTCCCGGGTCCTGGTCACCGCGCGCAAGATGCAGGAGCTGGGCCTGGCCGACGACGCGCCGGCCCCGACCGAGCCGGTGCAGGTCGCTCCCCGCCCCTTGACCAGTCCCGAGCTGCTTGCCGAGGAACTGGCTCGCGAGCTGACCGAGGCCACGCCCCAGCGCGACCTCGAAGACGCGCTGCCCGCGCCGGAGGCCTCTGAGGACGCCCCAGCGTGGCAGCCCCGCCGCCTGGCCTGA
- a CDS encoding transporter substrate-binding domain-containing protein has product MSMTTARTALVALAASGALVLSACGDNGDDSGDANGAAGTDTGSAGAGDLQGDLIEDGTLIVAMSGEFQPFSYFDGNTLTGFDHDIGAAVAEELGLEIRAESATFASLIGGLQANRYDVLVASMTPTEERAQAVEFTDGYYSSGAQAFVQSGTDCTDITQMDSPAVGVATGTTYMEYLENEGAEWVGEIRSFDSDVVALRDLGTGRLDAVMTDRLVGLYQIEEAGLDVVECGDPLYTESPAFAVKKGNTGLVEDLNAALAAIVENGTYAEISEEYFGQDISGTAGEVTDVSGDGATETGAPADDDAETDG; this is encoded by the coding sequence ATGTCGATGACCACTGCCCGCACGGCTCTCGTCGCGCTCGCCGCCTCCGGCGCGCTCGTGCTGTCCGCCTGCGGCGACAACGGTGATGACAGCGGCGACGCCAACGGCGCGGCCGGAACGGACACCGGTTCGGCCGGTGCCGGCGACCTCCAGGGAGACCTCATCGAGGACGGCACGCTGATCGTGGCGATGTCCGGCGAGTTCCAGCCGTTCAGCTACTTCGACGGCAACACGCTGACCGGCTTCGACCACGACATCGGCGCTGCTGTCGCGGAGGAGCTCGGTCTGGAGATCCGGGCCGAGTCCGCGACCTTCGCCTCGCTCATCGGCGGGCTGCAGGCCAACCGGTATGACGTGCTCGTGGCCTCGATGACCCCGACCGAGGAGCGTGCCCAGGCCGTCGAGTTCACCGACGGCTACTACAGCTCCGGCGCCCAGGCCTTCGTCCAGAGCGGCACCGACTGCACGGACATCACCCAGATGGACAGCCCCGCCGTCGGTGTGGCGACCGGCACCACCTACATGGAGTACCTGGAGAACGAGGGCGCGGAGTGGGTCGGGGAGATCCGCTCCTTCGACTCCGACGTCGTCGCCCTGCGCGACCTGGGCACCGGCCGGCTGGACGCCGTGATGACCGACCGCCTCGTCGGGCTCTACCAGATCGAGGAGGCCGGTCTCGACGTCGTCGAGTGCGGCGACCCGCTCTACACCGAGTCCCCGGCCTTCGCGGTCAAGAAGGGCAACACCGGCCTGGTCGAGGACCTCAACGCGGCGCTGGCCGCGATCGTGGAGAACGGCACCTACGCGGAGATCAGCGAGGAGTACTTCGGCCAGGACATCTCCGGCACGGCGGGTGAGGTCACCGATGTCTCTGGCGACGGTGCCACCGAGACAGGGGCGCCGGCGGACGACGACGCCGAGACCGACGGCTGA
- a CDS encoding substrate-binding domain-containing protein, producing the protein MISRPARLLALVAASTLVVAGCAPTNDSDSGNEGNNSGNNADSTGDNDSTGTAAEEASGEPVQVGIIYSETGPLAAYGKQYREGLEAGLDYATDGTGEVNGRPVEITYRDDAGNADTAVAAARDLIGQEFQILGGTVVSGIAVAMAEQAEQNEILYISGPAAADVVTGINEFTFRSGRQSLQDVATAGAMLPDGGGKIVVLAQDNAFGQGNLSAVELVLGGEGTEVESVMVPEDATEFTGFARQLVDADPDLIFVAWAGATAGSMWQALDQQDVFEAAPVVTGLADSATYSAYGEVSDRISFLSHYFPGAPDNEVNQALVDHVTEAGGTPDLFTPDGFVAGQMIVQAIAEGGDDVNAMVDALEGWEFEGPKGTTTIRESDHALIQDMYTARLVEEDGEWVPELIDTVPADQAAPPEASGQ; encoded by the coding sequence GTGATCTCACGCCCAGCCCGCCTGCTCGCCCTGGTGGCCGCCAGCACCCTCGTGGTCGCCGGCTGCGCGCCCACCAACGACTCCGACTCCGGCAACGAGGGCAACAACTCCGGCAACAACGCGGACAGCACCGGCGACAACGACTCGACCGGCACCGCCGCGGAGGAAGCCTCCGGTGAGCCGGTCCAGGTCGGCATCATCTACTCCGAGACCGGGCCGCTGGCCGCCTACGGCAAGCAGTACCGCGAGGGCCTGGAGGCCGGCCTTGACTACGCCACCGACGGCACCGGGGAGGTGAACGGCCGTCCGGTGGAGATCACCTACCGCGACGACGCGGGCAACGCCGACACCGCCGTGGCGGCGGCCCGGGACCTGATCGGCCAGGAGTTCCAGATCCTGGGCGGCACCGTCGTCTCCGGCATCGCCGTCGCGATGGCCGAGCAGGCGGAGCAGAACGAGATCCTCTACATCTCCGGTCCGGCGGCCGCGGACGTGGTGACCGGCATCAACGAGTTCACCTTCCGCTCCGGCCGGCAGAGCCTGCAGGACGTGGCCACCGCCGGCGCGATGCTGCCCGACGGGGGCGGCAAGATCGTCGTCCTGGCGCAGGACAACGCCTTCGGCCAGGGCAACCTCAGCGCGGTCGAGCTCGTCCTCGGCGGCGAGGGCACCGAGGTCGAGTCGGTCATGGTCCCCGAGGACGCGACCGAGTTCACCGGCTTCGCCCGCCAGCTCGTCGACGCCGACCCCGACCTGATCTTCGTCGCCTGGGCCGGCGCCACCGCCGGCAGCATGTGGCAGGCGCTGGACCAGCAGGACGTCTTCGAGGCCGCCCCGGTCGTCACCGGCCTGGCCGACAGCGCCACCTACTCCGCCTACGGCGAGGTCAGCGACCGGATCAGCTTCCTGTCGCACTACTTCCCGGGCGCCCCCGACAACGAGGTGAACCAGGCGCTCGTCGACCACGTCACCGAGGCCGGCGGCACCCCCGACCTGTTCACCCCCGACGGCTTCGTCGCGGGTCAGATGATCGTCCAGGCGATCGCCGAGGGCGGCGACGACGTCAACGCGATGGTCGACGCGCTCGAGGGCTGGGAGTTCGAGGGCCCGAAGGGCACCACCACCATCCGGGAGAGCGACCACGCGCTCATCCAGGACATGTACACCGCCCGCCTCGTGGAGGAGGACGGCGAGTGGGTGCCGGAGCTCATCGACACCGTCCCCGCCGACCAGGCCGCACCGCCGGAGGCGTCCGGCCAGTGA
- a CDS encoding branched-chain amino acid ABC transporter permease, producing MSTPILLLITGVGLGAIYFLVASGLSLIYGLMGVLNFAHGAFLSLGAFLGYEVATRMGAGTWSGFIVSLFVGALAGATFAALTERLLVQRLYNRHIEQVLVTVGLALAAVALFDGIWGTDARTTVKPGWMRETTTIAGANVPNDRFVAIAVAVAVLVSIVLFLRKTRYGMIIRAGVENRSMVTALGIDVRNAFTLVFTIGGAAAGLGGVLASHFFNYVSPMLGQTLLIFAFIVTVIGGLGSLTGAAVASVLVAVLQQYANYYLWGTGDLAVVVLLAVVLLTRPAGLMGRTA from the coding sequence ATGAGCACGCCGATCCTGCTGCTGATCACCGGGGTGGGTCTGGGAGCCATCTACTTCCTGGTCGCCTCCGGCCTGAGCCTCATCTACGGGCTGATGGGGGTGCTGAACTTCGCCCACGGCGCCTTCCTCTCCCTCGGTGCCTTCCTCGGGTATGAGGTCGCGACCCGGATGGGTGCGGGCACCTGGAGCGGGTTCATCGTCTCCCTCTTCGTCGGGGCCCTTGCCGGGGCCACCTTCGCCGCCCTGACCGAACGCCTCCTGGTGCAGCGGCTCTACAACCGGCACATCGAGCAGGTCCTGGTGACCGTCGGCCTGGCGCTGGCCGCCGTGGCGCTCTTCGACGGCATCTGGGGCACCGACGCCCGCACCACCGTCAAACCCGGCTGGATGCGCGAGACGACGACGATCGCCGGGGCCAACGTGCCCAACGACCGCTTCGTGGCCATCGCCGTCGCTGTCGCCGTGCTGGTGTCCATCGTGCTCTTCCTGCGCAAGACCCGCTACGGCATGATCATCCGCGCCGGCGTGGAGAACCGGTCCATGGTCACCGCGCTCGGTATCGACGTCCGCAACGCCTTCACCCTCGTCTTCACCATCGGCGGTGCGGCGGCCGGCCTCGGCGGCGTGCTCGCCTCGCACTTCTTCAACTACGTCTCGCCGATGCTGGGCCAGACGCTGCTCATCTTCGCCTTCATCGTCACCGTCATCGGCGGGCTGGGCAGCCTCACCGGCGCCGCGGTCGCCTCGGTGCTGGTGGCGGTCCTGCAGCAGTACGCCAACTACTACCTGTGGGGCACCGGTGACCTCGCCGTCGTGGTGCTGCTCGCGGTCGTCCTGCTCACCCGGCCCGCCGGCCTGATGGGGAGGACAGCATGA
- a CDS encoding ABC transporter ATP-binding protein, which translates to MTSAAPILVVRDLQAHVAGQQVVEHVDLEVSATGVTALLGRNGVGKTSTIKAIMGLISRTGTVELDGRDISALETHRIAQLGIGYVPEDREVFSGLSVTENLRLAERKGHDHRYDMVYELFPELRQRGAQAAGTLSGGQQQMVSLARALLNDNRVLLVDEPTKGLSPRLVQEVGRVLARAAEVVPVLLVEQNLQVVRDLAQHAVVLTDGRSVHHGPAGEFLADEAATQRLLGVHAGAEGAV; encoded by the coding sequence ATGACGAGCGCCGCCCCGATCCTCGTCGTCCGCGACCTGCAGGCGCACGTCGCCGGCCAGCAGGTCGTCGAGCACGTCGACCTCGAGGTCTCCGCCACCGGCGTGACCGCCCTGCTCGGCCGCAACGGCGTGGGCAAGACCTCCACGATCAAGGCGATCATGGGTCTGATCTCCCGCACCGGCACCGTCGAGCTGGACGGCCGCGACATCTCCGCCCTGGAGACCCACCGGATCGCCCAGCTGGGCATCGGCTACGTCCCCGAGGACCGCGAGGTCTTCTCCGGGCTCAGCGTCACCGAGAACCTCCGGCTCGCCGAGCGCAAGGGCCACGACCACCGCTACGACATGGTCTACGAGCTCTTCCCCGAGCTGCGCCAGCGCGGCGCGCAGGCCGCCGGCACCCTGTCCGGCGGGCAGCAGCAGATGGTCTCCCTGGCCCGTGCACTGCTCAACGACAACCGCGTCCTGCTCGTCGACGAGCCCACCAAGGGCCTGTCCCCCCGGCTCGTCCAGGAGGTCGGGCGCGTCCTGGCACGCGCCGCCGAGGTCGTGCCCGTCCTGCTCGTGGAGCAGAACCTGCAGGTCGTGCGCGACCTGGCCCAGCACGCGGTCGTCCTCACCGACGGCCGCAGCGTCCACCACGGCCCCGCCGGGGAGTTCCTCGCCGACGAGGCCGCCACCCAACGCCTGCTCGGCGTGCACGCCGGAGCGGAGGGAGCCGTATGA